Below is a genomic region from Microbacterium sp. KUDC0406.
ACGGGGACGGGATCCTGCGGCTCGGGGCGGCAGGAGGGTCAGGCCGCGAGACGGCGGAAGCGGTCGCTCACGCGGGTCGGGCCTGACACCGCCCGCTCGGCGCCCGGCACGCCGTCCGCGCCGACCGCGAGGATCGCGCGCGCGAGCACTTCATCGCGCACCTCCCGGCGAGCGTGGTCATCGGCGAGCATCTCCACGAGTGCGGCGACATCGGCCTCCGCGCGGCCGGCGACGGGGAACCAGGGCAGCGCGGAGCGCCAGGCGCGGAAGGCGAGCAGCAGCAGGTCGTGCCGCTGCTCGACATGTGCGCGCTCGTGCGCGATGACCGCGACCAGCTCATCGGGATCCAGCCGGTCGAGCAGCCCCTGCGAGAGCACCGTCACCGAGCCCGCGCCGCGCGGCAGGCAGTACGCCACCGGCACGGCGTCGTCGATCACCTGGGTGCGCGCCCTGGTCGGATGCGGCGAGGCCAGCAGTTCGAGCAGCGCGAGGTGGTGCCGGCGCTGCCGGGTGACCTGCACGATCGTGATCGCCAGGTGCGTGAGCAGATAGACCGTGAAGGCGATCGCGGGGAGCAGCACGTACCGGGGGTGCTGCGGGGCGACGGCGAATCCGGCGAGGCCCAGCGCCCCGATCATCGAGAGGCCTCCGGCGAGGCCGATCGCCTGCCACAGCAGCAGGGCGATCACCGGCATCCGCGTGGGCCAGGAGGAGCGTGACAGCGCGACCGGAACCGGCCAGGCGAGGGCGAGCGCGAGCAGGCCGAGGGCGATCGCTGCGCCGACGATCGCGGCGTGCGGGATCACGACCGCCCCGGCGAGCGACGGATCTGCGATCAGCGGCATGGGGCGGGCCTCAGGCGCCGCCGTCGAGCAGGCGCCGCAGTACTGCGGCGTCCTCGTCCGAGACGCCGCCGACGAATCGGGCCAGCACGGCGGAGCGGTCGCCGGCTCCGACGAGCACCTCGTGCATCAGCTCGGCGGTGTGCTCGGCGCGCGAGGCCACCGCCCGGTACCGGTGCGGGCGGGCCGAGCGGTCCGAGACCACGAACCCCTTCTTCTCGAGCCGGGACAGCACGGTCAGCAGCGTGGTTGCGGCGAGCGAGCGCCCCTGGGTCTGCAGGATGTCCTGCACGTCGTAGGCCGTCACGGAGTCGGCGGCGGAATCCCAGATCGCATCCATGACGGCGCGTTCGAGTTCTCCGAGCGTTCCCATGGCCATCCTCCGTCTTTCGGGTGTGCTTCATTCTACCCCGAGTCGAAATTGTTCTATGCTCAGTAGAAAGAGTTCTACAAAACGTAGAAGGAGATCCGCGTGGACGTGCTCGACATCGCCCGATGGCAGTTCGGCATCACGACCGTGTACCACTTCCTGATGGTGCCGCTGACCCTGGGCCTCGGGATGATGGTCGCCATCATGCAGACGCGCTGGGTGCGCACGGGCGACGAGAAGTTCCTGCGCATGACGAAGTTCTGGGGCAAGGTCTACCTGATCAACTTCATCGTGGGCGTCGCGACGGGTCTGGTGCAGGAGTTCCAGTTCGGGATGGCGTGGAGCGAGTACTCCCGCTTCGTGGGCGATGTCTTCGGCGCGCCCCTGGCGATGGAGGGCCTGCTGGCGTTCTTCGTCGAGTCGACCTTCCTCGGCATCTGGATCTTCGGGTGGGGCCGGCTGCGCAAGGGTCTGCACCTCGCCGCGCTGTGGTGCGCGGTGATCGGATCCTGGATCTCGGCCTACTTCATCATCGTGGCGAACTCGTGGATGCAGCACCCGGTCGGCGTGACGCTGGGCGAGGACGGACGTCCGATGATGACCGACATCTGGGCGGTGCTCACCAACAGCACCGCGCTGGCGGCGTACACGCACACGATCCTCGGTGCGCTGGTCGTCGCCGGGATGTTCCTGCTCGGCATCTCGTGGTACCACCTGTGGCGCCGCCGGCACGACGGCATCGACACCGTCGACGAGACCGGCCACGTCGTCGTCGGCGAGACGGATGCCGCGCCCGGACGCGACAGGGTCGACCACGGCGTCTGGCTCTGGTCGCTGCGGCTCGGCGCCGTGATCGCGATCGCCGGATTCCTGGGCACGGTCGTCTCCGGTGACGTACAGGGCAAGCTCATGTACGAGCAGCAGCCGATGAAGATGGCCGCCGCCGGAGGCGGCCTGCCACACCGGCTCCTCGTTCTCGGTGCTCTCGCTGGGCGATCCCGGCTCGAGCGACTGCTCCGACGTCATCACGCTCATCGAAGTGCCCGGAGCGCTCGGATTCCTCGGCACCGGTGAGTGGGGCGCCGACATGCCCGGCATCCGCGATCTGGAACCCACGTACGTCGACCAGTACGGCGCCACCATCCCGGACGACGCGCTCTACGGCGACCGTGCCGGCAGCGAGGTGCACTACGTACCGGTGATGTGGGTGACCTACTGGGGCTTCCGGCTGATGATCGGCCTGGGCGGCATCGTCGCGGCCGGCGGCGTGATCGCCCTGTGGCTGACCAGGAAGGGCACCGTGCTGCGATCGAAGTGGATCATGCGGCTCGCGCTGCTCGGCATCGTCGCACCGTTCGCCGCCAACATCGCCGGATGGATCTTCACCGAGCTGGGCCGGCAGCCGTTCGTCGTCGCCCCGAACCCGGATGCCACCGGCGTCGACGGCGTGTTCATGTTCACCGCGGCCGCGGTGTCGCCGGGAGTCACCGCGGGGGAGCTGCTGTTCTCGGTCATCACCCTCACCGCGGTGTACGGGGTGATGCTCGTGATCGAGCTGTTCCTGATGGTGAAGTACATCCGCGGCGGTGTCGCGGCGTCCATGCCCGAGCTCACCCACCGCCCAGAAGACGGCGACGGCGACTCCGGTGACCGGGCGCCCGACGACGTTCTGTCCTTCGCGTACTGAGATCTGGGAGGAATGACATGGAACCGCTGCCCGTCGTCTGGTTCACAGTGATCGCGGTGCTCTGGATCGGCTATCTGCTGCTGGAGGGGTTCGACCTCGGCGTGGGGATGCACATGATCTTCTCCACGCGCAGTGAGCGCGATCGCCGGGTGATGCTGAACACCATCGGCCCGGTGTGGGATGGGAACGAGGTGTGGCTGATCACCGCAGGGGCGGCGCTGTTCGCGGCATTCCCGGCCTGGTACGCGTCGCTGTTCTCGGCGCTGTACGTGCCGCTCACCATCACCCTGGTGGGGCTGATCGTGCGCGCGGTGGGCATCGAGTACCGCGGCAAGGTGGCGACGCAGCGCTGGCGCGACGTCTGGACCTGGATGATCGGACTCGGCTCCCTCATCGTGGCGTTCTGCATCGGCGCCGCGCTGGCTCTGACCTCGACCGGACTTCCGATCGACGCCAACGGCGATCGTGTCGGTGGTCCCTTCGTCTGGCTGACTGTCCCGGCCGTGCTCGGCGGGCTCGCCGTCGTGGGCTTCGCCCTTGCGCACTCCGCGACGTTCCTCGGTCTCAAAGCCGACGGCCCGGTGCGTGAGCGCGCCGGCCGGTTCGCCGCGCGGTGGGCGCCGCTCTGCCTGGTGCCCGCCGCGGCATGGGCGCTGTGGGTGCAGTTCTCGCACGGTGGCAGCGCGCTGGCCTGGACCTTCATCGTGCTGGCGGTCGTCGGCGCCGTGTTCGGCGGGGTGTCGGCCCATGGCCGCCGTGAGGGCCTCGCCTTCACCGGCTACGCCGCGTTCGGTCTCTTCGGCGCCGGGGCCGTCTTCGCCGGGATGTTCCCCCTTGTGCTGCCCTCGACGGTGGATGCCGCGTTCGACCTGACCGTCTGGAACGCCTCGAACAGTCCCTACACCCTGGGTGTGATGACCGTGGTCGCCGCCGTGGCGCTGCCGGTGATCCTGCTCTACCAGGGCTGGAGCTACTGGATCTTCCGGGCGCGGGTGCGCCCCGGGTCGATTCCCGAGGCGCACATCGTGCTGCCGGCGGTGCTGCGGGCGGATGCCCGGCCGGTACGCTGATCCGGACCCCGCGGGGCTACGCGAACACCGTGAGACCGTAGACGGCGAACAGCATCAGGTGCGCAGAGCCGCCGATCGCCGACACCCTGCGGCCGGCGAAGGTCGCCACGGTGAGCAGCAGCGTGGCGGCGAGCAGCACCAGGTTCGCGGGCGTCTCGGCCAGCAGCACGGTCTGCCCGGTGAGCAGCCCGATGATGAGCACCGCAGGGATGGTCAGGCCGACGGTCGAGACGAGTGCGCCGTGGCAGAGGTTGGTGACGCGCTGCATCTCGCCGCCGAACGCGGCGCGGACGGTGGTGATCGTCTCGGGCAGGAACACGATCATGGCGATGAGGATGCCGGACAGCGCGACCGGGGCGCCGAGCCGGTCGAGGCCGTCGTCGAGCAGAGTCGCCATGTCGTGCGAGAGCAGCACGATCGGCAGCACCGTCGCGACGAGCACGGCGGTGCGGAGGAGGATCTCGCTGCGGTGCTCGCGCAGGATCTCGCGGATCGGCCTGCGCGGCGCCGCGACATCCTCGGCGTGTCCCGGCTCTATGAAGTCCGCCGCCTGCGCACCGGTCTGCCGGGCCAGGAAGAAGCCGTAGAGCAGCAGGGTGAGCACGATGATCGGGATCGCCTGCCCCGGGGTGTACGCGCCGCCTTCGCCGATCAGGCCGGGGAGGAAGAACGCCGTCATCAGGAGCACCACGAGCAGCGAGAGGTAGGCGGAGACGCCGGTGCTGTTGGCGCGCAGTGAGTGGTGCCGGATGCCGCCGACGAGCAGCGCGACGCCGACGACGAGGTTCAGGATGATCATCGACACCGCCATCACCGAGTCCCGAGCGATGGTGGCGTGCTCGCCGGGGCCGAGCATGACGGCCGAGATGAGGATCACCTCGATCAGCACGATCGAGAGGGTCAGCACCAGGGTGCCGTAGGGGTCGCCCAGGCGGTGCGCGAGATGCTCGGCCTCGGTCACCACGCCGAAGGCGCATACGATGATCACCGCCACGATGGCTGCGAGCACCGCGAGCAGCACCGGCCCCGGGAGGGACTCTGACAGCAGCGGCCCTGCGAGCAGGGCGGCGATGAAGGCACCCCAGCCGAGGATGAGGCGGAGGACGACGGTCCGGGTGAGGACGGTTCTGAGAGTCATCACGGGTGGGATCCCTGATTCTGCGGGGCCGTCCCTGCTCATGAGTGCTACCCGTGGGTCGTCCCGCGGGCGTGTTCCATCCGTCCGCCATTCTATCGGAGCCCTCGGGGAACATCATGCGCGTGAATGCGGTTGTCCCTGGCGTGGAACCCCTCGACAGCATCGTGATCGGCGCCGGACAGGCCGGACTCTCGGCGTCGTATCACCTGGGCCGTCTCGGCATCGATCACCTCGTGCTCGACGCCGACGATGCGCCGGGTGGGGCGTGGCGGCATCGCTGGGACGCCCTCTCCATGCACGACGTGCACGGTGTGGCCGAGCTGCCCGGCTCGGCGCCCCCGCCACTGAGCGCCGCGCGGGCCAATCAGGTCGTGCCCGCCTACTTCGCGGAGTACGAGCGGCTGCACGACCTGCCGGTGGTCCGTCCGGTGCACGTCGATCGCGTCGACGATGAGGACGGCACGCTGGTCGTGCACGCGGGTGACCGGAGCTGGCGCACCCGCACCCTCGTGAACGCGACGGGCACGTGGTCGCACCCGTTCCTGCCGCACTATCCCGGTATGGAGACCTTCCTGGGCGAACAGCTGCATACGGTGGACTATCCGGGTCCCGAGCATTTCGCGGGCAAGCGGGTCCTCGTGGTCGGCGGCGGAGCATCCGCGGTGCAGTTCCTCGGCGCGCTCGCACCGATCGCCGAGGTGCTGTGGGCCACGAGGCGCGAGCCGGTCTGGCGGCAGGACGACTTCACGCCTGAGGCGGGCGCCGCGGCCGTGGCACTCGTCGAGCAGCGGGTCGCGCGGGGTCTCGCGCCGCAGAGCGTGGTGAGCGTGACCGGGCTGATGCTGCGCGAGCAGGAGGGCGAGGCCGAGCGTCTCGGGGTGTACGACCGGCGCCTGCCGATGTTCGAGCGGATCGAGCCCGACGGCGTGCGCTGGGCCGACGGGCGCTTCGAGCGTGTCGACGCGATCCTCTGGGCGACAGGATTCCGGCCCGCGGTCTCGCACCTCGCTCCGCTGCATCTGCGCAGTGCCGCCGGCGGTATCCGGCTCGACCGGGAAGGGCGGGGAACGACGGCCATCGTGGACCCTCGCGTGCAGATGGTCGGCTACGGCCCGTCCGCGAGCACGATCGGCGCGAATCGAGCCGGCCGGCGGGCCGCGCTGGGCGTGCAGGCCATGCTGGCTGCGACGCCGGCGGCGGTTCCCGGTTCCTGACCCTGCTTCGGGCCCGACTCCCGTCGTGAATGGTTCACGTGAACATGACGCGGCGGGTGGGTGGGTCGGTGTAGTTGCGGCCGAGTGGGCTGGTCCAGGACAGGCTTCCGTCGTCGAGCAGGCGGGCGGTCCAGCGGTCTTTGTCGTGCAGGTCGGGGTGTTTGAGGGCGTGGTGTCCGGGGCAGAGGTGGGTGAGGTTGTCGATCGTGGTTCTGCCGCCGAGTGCGTAGTCGTGGTTGTGGTCGATTTCGCAGCTGGTGGCGGGGAGGCGGCATCCGGGGAATCGGCAGTGTTCGTCGCGGGCGCGGAGGAACTTCTTCATGCTCTCGGTGGGGGTGTAGGTGTCGGTCTCGGTGATCATGCCGGTGGGGTTCAGGAACAGGCGTGTCCAGCCGGTGTTGCGGGAGGCGATGTTCCGTGCCAGGTCGGGGTGCAGGGGTCCGTGTCCGTCGAGTTCGGCGAGCAGGTCGTTCGCGCCGGTGAGGGTGGTCGCTGCGATTGTGACCTGGATGTGTCCGGTGATGTTGTCCAGGCCGGTGCCCTGCATGTCGGAGGGGTCGGCGGAAAGGAGCAGGTCGGTGAGGATGTCGGCGCGGATCTGGTCGTAGGTGCGGTTCCCGGCTCTGGGTGCGGGGTGTGGTGGTGTCGGTGGTGGGCCGGGCGGTGAGGGGGCCCGGTCGTGGTGGACCTCGGTGATCATCCACTCGGGGATGAGGTTGGGGCAGGCGACATCGGGGTCGAGGATCCCGGCGTGCACGGATGCGGCGAGGTCGAGCTGTACGGCGAGGTCGTCCTCGGCGTCCCGGTCGGCCCACGCATCGGGGACGTCGTCGTGGTAGCCGTCGTCCCAGGGAGCCAGATCCTGGTCATCCGCCTTCGCGTACGCGGCAGCGGCCCACTCCTCGTCACCGTTCCACTCGTCGCCGTTCCACTCTTCGCCGGGCCGCTCTTCATTGCCGCCGGCCCACTCGTCGTCTTCACCGGTCGATTCGTCGTCTGCCCAGACATCGTCTGGAATCCCCGCGCCGGCATCTGCCTCCGTGGCGTCTGCCTCTGCATCCCCGGTCTTCGTGGTGGCTTCGTTCTCGGCTTTGCGGGTCTCCTGTGCGATCTTGCGGGTGATCCGGGTGAGTCGGTCGTAGATCGCCACGGCGAGGTACTCGGGGAGCACGGCGACCAGCCGGGCGAGTCCGTCGTCGAGCAGCTGGATGCTCACGCAGCGCTCCTCTGCGGCTTTCGCATGCCGCTCCCGCAGCGTCACCTGCGCGATCGTCGCGGCCACCGCCTGCACCTGCGGGCGTGTCCGGCCGGGGGAGTCGGCTTCGGCGATCTTCACGGCCGCCTCGGCGAACACATCCAGCGCGTCGGCATCCGCAGTCCCGTTCATCACCGCTTCGCGGACGATCGCGCCGGCCCGGCAGATCTCCCGCACATGCGCCGGGGTGAGCCGTCCCTCCCGCAACGCCTCCCGCACCGCAGGGAAGTCCGCATCCAGCGCCGCGGCATCCGCGAACGCGGACTGCGTGGTCATCTTCGCCAGATGCCCGGCCGCGGCGTACTCGGACACCATGGACCGGTACGCCACATCACTGACCTCACTGTTCGCGCGCCCGTCAGCCTCGAACACCCGCATCCGCTCCGCCAGCAGACCCGACGCCTCCGCCTCCAACCGGGCGATCCCCCGACGCGTCCGCACCCACGCATCCAGCAGCGCCGTACGCTGCTCGAGATCGGGGAAGACGTCCGCTGTCATGACTCCAGTGTAGAACAAAACAACGAAGAATGGAACGGAAAAACCTGAGAGATGGGGCCGAGTATGGAACAGAAGCACGAATCGATCGGAGGCTTCACGGCGCATCCCCACTCTCGCTGATTACGCTGGAATGATGCGCAGAACACTGTTCGGCGCCATCGCTGTGCTGGCGATGGTCGCCCTCGCCGGCTGCGCACCCAGCGCGCCGACGCCGAGCCCGACGGCGTCCCCGAAGACCCGGACCGCATCGCCGTCGCCCACCCCGACCCCGATCGACCCGGCGACCGCGCTCGTCGACCGGATGAGCAGCACTCAGCGGGCGCAGAGCGTGATCATGGGCACGATCCCCGGCACGGATCCGGCGGCAGCGCACGACTACATGTCCGGCGGCTTCGGCGGCTTCATCCTGATGGGCGACAACGTCCCGTCCGCCCCTGCGCAGCTGAGGGAGCTGACGACCGCGCTGACCGTCGATCCCGCCGTTCCACCGCTGATCGCCGTCGACGAGGAGGGTGGCCCCGTCACCCGCCTGCATTGGGACGATCTGCCCGGCGCGAGGACGTTGAAGTCGAGGCCGCCGGAGGAGACACAGCAGGCGTTCGCCGCTCGCGCGAAGCTGCTCGCCGACGGCGGCGTGGGCGTCAACTTCGGCATCGTCGCCGACGTGCCCCGCGACGCGTCGTCGTTCATCTTCTCGCGCGCCTTCGGCACCGATCCGGATGCCGTCGCACAGCGTGTCACCGCAGCCGTCCGGGGTGAGCACGGCGCCGTGCTGTCCACGCTGAAGCACTTCCCCGGGCACGGCGCGGCACCGGGCGACTCGCACCACGTCATCCCGTCCACGGCCGAGACCCTGGGGCAGTGGCGGACGCTCGACGCCCCGCCCTTCCGCGCCGGGGCGGACGCCGGCGCCGAGCTGCTGATGTTCGGCCACCTCGCGTACACCGCGGTGGA
It encodes:
- a CDS encoding calcium:proton antiporter; protein product: MTLRTVLTRTVVLRLILGWGAFIAALLAGPLLSESLPGPVLLAVLAAIVAVIIVCAFGVVTEAEHLAHRLGDPYGTLVLTLSIVLIEVILISAVMLGPGEHATIARDSVMAVSMIILNLVVGVALLVGGIRHHSLRANSTGVSAYLSLLVVLLMTAFFLPGLIGEGGAYTPGQAIPIIVLTLLLYGFFLARQTGAQAADFIEPGHAEDVAAPRRPIREILREHRSEILLRTAVLVATVLPIVLLSHDMATLLDDGLDRLGAPVALSGILIAMIVFLPETITTVRAAFGGEMQRVTNLCHGALVSTVGLTIPAVLIIGLLTGQTVLLAETPANLVLLAATLLLTVATFAGRRVSAIGGSAHLMLFAVYGLTVFA
- the cydB gene encoding cytochrome d ubiquinol oxidase subunit II — encoded protein: MEPLPVVWFTVIAVLWIGYLLLEGFDLGVGMHMIFSTRSERDRRVMLNTIGPVWDGNEVWLITAGAALFAAFPAWYASLFSALYVPLTITLVGLIVRAVGIEYRGKVATQRWRDVWTWMIGLGSLIVAFCIGAALALTSTGLPIDANGDRVGGPFVWLTVPAVLGGLAVVGFALAHSATFLGLKADGPVRERAGRFAARWAPLCLVPAAAWALWVQFSHGGSALAWTFIVLAVVGAVFGGVSAHGRREGLAFTGYAAFGLFGAGAVFAGMFPLVLPSTVDAAFDLTVWNASNSPYTLGVMTVVAAVALPVILLYQGWSYWIFRARVRPGSIPEAHIVLPAVLRADARPVR
- a CDS encoding M56 family metallopeptidase translates to MPLIADPSLAGAVVIPHAAIVGAAIALGLLALALAWPVPVALSRSSWPTRMPVIALLLWQAIGLAGGLSMIGALGLAGFAVAPQHPRYVLLPAIAFTVYLLTHLAITIVQVTRQRRHHLALLELLASPHPTRARTQVIDDAVPVAYCLPRGAGSVTVLSQGLLDRLDPDELVAVIAHERAHVEQRHDLLLLAFRAWRSALPWFPVAGRAEADVAALVEMLADDHARREVRDEVLARAILAVGADGVPGAERAVSGPTRVSDRFRRLAA
- a CDS encoding NAD(P)-binding domain-containing protein, which translates into the protein MEPLDSIVIGAGQAGLSASYHLGRLGIDHLVLDADDAPGGAWRHRWDALSMHDVHGVAELPGSAPPPLSAARANQVVPAYFAEYERLHDLPVVRPVHVDRVDDEDGTLVVHAGDRSWRTRTLVNATGTWSHPFLPHYPGMETFLGEQLHTVDYPGPEHFAGKRVLVVGGGASAVQFLGALAPIAEVLWATRREPVWRQDDFTPEAGAAAVALVEQRVARGLAPQSVVSVTGLMLREQEGEAERLGVYDRRLPMFERIEPDGVRWADGRFERVDAILWATGFRPAVSHLAPLHLRSAAGGIRLDREGRGTTAIVDPRVQMVGYGPSASTIGANRAGRRAALGVQAMLAATPAAVPGS
- a CDS encoding BlaI/MecI/CopY family transcriptional regulator; the protein is MGTLGELERAVMDAIWDSAADSVTAYDVQDILQTQGRSLAATTLLTVLSRLEKKGFVVSDRSARPHRYRAVASRAEHTAELMHEVLVGAGDRSAVLARFVGGVSDEDAAVLRRLLDGGA
- a CDS encoding glycoside hydrolase family 3 N-terminal domain-containing protein, which produces MRRTLFGAIAVLAMVALAGCAPSAPTPSPTASPKTRTASPSPTPTPIDPATALVDRMSSTQRAQSVIMGTIPGTDPAAAHDYMSGGFGGFILMGDNVPSAPAQLRELTTALTVDPAVPPLIAVDEEGGPVTRLHWDDLPGARTLKSRPPEETQQAFAARAKLLADGGVGVNFGIVADVPRDASSFIFSRAFGTDPDAVAQRVTAAVRGEHGAVLSTLKHFPGHGAAPGDSHHVIPSTAETLGQWRTLDAPPFRAGADAGAELLMFGHLAYTAVDAAPASLSARWHEIARDELGFDGVMITDDLGMLESSGAPGYRDPVRNAVTALAAGNDMVLLVAGTDPQTAPRVAAGIAQAVEDGRLPAARLRDAAEHVAALRLQIAAR
- a CDS encoding HNH endonuclease signature motif containing protein, with the protein product MTADVFPDLEQRTALLDAWVRTRRGIARLEAEASGLLAERMRVFEADGRANSEVSDVAYRSMVSEYAAAGHLAKMTTQSAFADAAALDADFPAVREALREGRLTPAHVREICRAGAIVREAVMNGTADADALDVFAEAAVKIAEADSPGRTRPQVQAVAATIAQVTLRERHAKAAEERCVSIQLLDDGLARLVAVLPEYLAVAIYDRLTRITRKIAQETRKAENEATTKTGDAEADATEADAGAGIPDDVWADDESTGEDDEWAGGNEERPGEEWNGDEWNGDEEWAAAAYAKADDQDLAPWDDGYHDDVPDAWADRDAEDDLAVQLDLAASVHAGILDPDVACPNLIPEWMITEVHHDRAPSPPGPPPTPPHPAPRAGNRTYDQIRADILTDLLLSADPSDMQGTGLDNITGHIQVTIAATTLTGANDLLAELDGHGPLHPDLARNIASRNTGWTRLFLNPTGMITETDTYTPTESMKKFLRARDEHCRFPGCRLPATSCEIDHNHDYALGGRTTIDNLTHLCPGHHALKHPDLHDKDRWTARLLDDGSLSWTSPLGRNYTDPPTRRVMFT